One Mycoplasmoides pneumoniae FH genomic region harbors:
- a CDS encoding ABC transporter ATP-binding protein: MGLVLKQFNRKIRTALILAPLFTFAQIIIDLIIPSFLASAIAVVFSIVTLKQKEASGEGVAVDFIAESKLSFQSVQEAQIVLATSVILLALFGLVFGLISIFCASIVAGNTSYFLRRKIFRKIMHITAPSHDQYGSSTLLVRLTNDVYLMEIMTFDFLRLIVRAPFLFIGGLAFAIATNSDMSISLAITFPLTFLVIGILNKKSTPLFKNNQKSVDQINERVEEDVSGYKVVQSFNLKDTECLKFKAANARWTKSSTNSLFVNTLNIPFTFFFSSMTIIIALLLVFQLDNSVRVDPLPDNAAIRPSIFAFFQYNFYIVLGLILTSLTMVNFTRSRVALGRIKDVLNKPEIQQHVVPDQTVLAPSLEFKNVAFGLGNKENRDFLQDLNFKFEAGKTYGIVGPTGSGKSLIANIIGGLYEPNQGEIFVGGQSIKTIDSDYLAKMIGIVFQQNILFKGTIASNIKIGLETREDWKHEPDSKKDAAMKRAAAIACADTFIEKFSDTYDHTVEQLGKNLSGGQKQRVAITRTVITKPQILVLDDSMSALDALTEKKVRENIANELPGTTKIIISQNINSIKYAHKIMVIDNGRIAGFDSDAKLMQSCDIYVKMKQAQKDQGGDFDAVA, encoded by the coding sequence TTATTATTCCGTCCTTTTTGGCCAGTGCTATTGCCGTAGTGTTCTCAATTGTCACGCTTAAACAAAAAGAAGCATCAGGCGAGGGAGTTGCTGTTGATTTTATTGCTGAAAGTAAGTTAAGTTTCCAAAGTGTCCAGGAAGCGCAAATAGTGTTAGCGACCTCAGTGATCTTGTTAGCACTCTTTGGTTTAGTGTTTGGGTTAATTTCCATTTTTTGTGCCAGCATAGTAGCGGGGAATACCTCTTACTTTTTAAGAAGGAAGATTTTTCGCAAGATTATGCACATTACCGCACCTTCTCATGACCAATATGGCTCTTCTACGTTGTTGGTAAGGTTGACCAATGACGTTTACTTAATGGAAATCATGACCTTTGATTTTTTGCGGTTAATTGTTCGTGCACCTTTCTTGTTTATAGGGGGTCTAGCCTTTGCTATTGCCACTAACTCTGACATGTCGATTTCGCTAGCCATTACCTTTCCTTTGACCTTCTTAGTGATTGGGATTCTCAACAAGAAATCGACCCCGTTATTTAAGAACAACCAGAAATCGGTGGACCAAATTAACGAACGCGTGGAGGAAGATGTGTCGGGTTACAAGGTAGTGCAGTCGTTTAACTTAAAGGACACGGAATGTCTCAAGTTTAAGGCAGCTAATGCAAGGTGAACTAAGTCGAGTACGAATTCGTTGTTTGTCAATACACTGAACATTCCCTTTACCTTCTTCTTTTCCAGTATGACTATCATCATTGCGTTGCTTTTAGTCTTCCAACTAGATAATTCAGTCAGAGTGGATCCCCTACCAGATAATGCTGCCATTAGACCCAGCATCTTTGCTTTCTTCCAGTACAACTTCTATATTGTCTTGGGTTTAATCTTGACCTCGCTAACAATGGTCAACTTTACCCGTTCCCGCGTGGCCTTGGGTCGGATTAAGGATGTTTTGAATAAACCGGAAATCCAACAACATGTGGTTCCTGATCAAACAGTTCTAGCCCCTAGCTTGGAATTCAAAAACGTGGCCTTTGGGTTAGGTAACAAGGAAAACCGGGACTTCTTGCAAGACCTTAACTTTAAGTTTGAGGCCGGTAAGACTTACGGAATTGTGGGACCTACTGGTTCGGGTAAGTCTTTAATAGCTAATATTATTGGGGGTTTATATGAACCCAACCAAGGTGAAATCTTTGTTGGTGGTCAAAGTATTAAAACGATTGACAGTGACTATTTAGCCAAGATGATCGGGATTGTCTTTCAGCAAAACATTCTCTTTAAGGGCACGATTGCTTCCAACATTAAGATAGGCCTGGAAACCAGGGAAGACTGGAAGCACGAACCAGATAGCAAAAAGGATGCTGCCATGAAACGCGCTGCTGCCATTGCTTGTGCTGATACCTTCATCGAAAAGTTCAGCGATACCTATGACCATACGGTGGAACAGTTAGGCAAAAACCTCTCTGGTGGGCAAAAACAACGCGTCGCCATTACTAGAACCGTTATTACTAAACCACAAATCTTAGTGTTGGATGACAGTATGAGTGCGCTGGACGCTTTAACCGAAAAGAAGGTCCGGGAAAACATTGCCAACGAACTTCCGGGCACCACTAAGATCATTATTAGTCAAAACATTAATTCGATTAAGTACGCGCACAAAATTATGGTGATTGATAACGGTCGGATTGCTGGGTTTGACAGTGATGCTAAGCTCATGCAGAGCTGTGACATCTATGTCAAGATGAAGCAAGCACAAAAAGACCAAGGAGGTGATTTCGATGCTGTCGCATAA
- a CDS encoding ABC transporter ATP-binding protein, protein MLSSCRAVTSMSRWSKHKKTKEVISMLSHNQKPNSWKILWRLIKSVQGRTSSKVLYVMVCAIFGILTGVTNSILLAQGLGFIFPTTNTETDGIQSVYLLVFAHNLPVMERLTIVCVTVVVAYILIFSFNVAQNYLGLKLYQEICALLRWKAYLKIQSMSTSFFDTQNNGDLMSRLTNDVYNINNLYAQVGGQTIQSLFILMTTATILFVLSPVIALISLTVLIALIALSFLFLKKARAAYAKVQNNLGDMSGYIEEVLSNHKVVHVLKLQEVMIDNFDKYNRPMVNPTIKANTYAVFIYSWFGFISNITYLASISIATAFSVNNIPSFGVSAINYSFMLSYIAALRQTALPLNQIFSLWNLIQLGIVSGERVFKILDLESPQKQATITKLPNIKGNIRFEKVAFGYSADKPILTGIDFSVKHGDIVAIVGPTGAGKSTIINLLMKFYKPFAGKIYMDNFEISEVSETAWREKISIVLQDPFLFSGTIKENIRMGRQDATDEEIIEACKVANAHDFIMRLPQGYNTFISNKTDYLSVGERQLLTIARAVIRNAPVLLLDEATSSIDVHSEKLIQQSIGRLMKDKTSFIISHRLSIIRNATLIIVINDGKVLEMGNHEQLMRQNGFYARLKRSAVK, encoded by the coding sequence ATGCTAAGCTCATGCAGAGCTGTGACATCTATGTCAAGATGAAGCAAGCACAAAAAGACCAAGGAGGTGATTTCGATGCTGTCGCATAACCAAAAACCCAATTCCTGGAAGATTTTGTGACGTTTAATTAAGTCCGTGCAAGGTCGCACTTCCTCCAAGGTGCTGTATGTCATGGTCTGTGCCATCTTTGGTATTCTCACTGGGGTTACTAACTCGATTCTCTTGGCCCAGGGCCTGGGTTTTATTTTTCCTACCACTAATACCGAAACTGATGGTATCCAATCAGTGTACTTACTGGTATTTGCGCACAACTTACCGGTCATGGAGCGCTTGACGATTGTTTGTGTTACCGTGGTTGTGGCTTACATTCTCATCTTTAGTTTTAACGTAGCGCAGAACTATTTAGGTTTAAAGCTGTACCAAGAGATCTGTGCCTTGTTGCGCTGAAAGGCTTACCTCAAGATTCAAAGTATGTCCACTAGTTTCTTTGATACGCAGAACAACGGGGATTTAATGAGTCGCTTGACCAACGACGTTTACAACATTAACAACCTGTATGCCCAAGTGGGTGGACAGACAATTCAGAGTTTGTTTATCTTAATGACAACAGCGACGATTCTGTTTGTTTTAAGTCCAGTCATTGCCTTAATTTCGCTAACAGTCTTAATTGCTCTAATTGCCCTTTCCTTTCTCTTTTTAAAGAAGGCACGCGCTGCTTATGCAAAGGTGCAAAACAACTTAGGGGACATGTCGGGTTACATTGAAGAAGTGTTGTCGAACCATAAGGTAGTTCATGTCTTGAAACTGCAAGAGGTGATGATTGATAACTTTGACAAGTACAACCGCCCGATGGTTAACCCCACCATTAAGGCCAATACCTATGCGGTGTTTATTTACTCCTGGTTTGGTTTTATTTCCAATATTACTTACTTAGCTTCGATCTCAATTGCCACGGCCTTTAGTGTGAATAACATTCCCTCCTTTGGGGTGAGTGCGATTAACTATTCGTTTATGCTGTCTTACATTGCGGCCTTACGTCAAACAGCACTCCCTTTAAACCAGATCTTTAGCTTGTGAAACTTAATCCAGTTAGGGATAGTAAGTGGCGAGAGGGTCTTCAAGATCTTGGATCTAGAAAGTCCCCAAAAACAGGCCACCATTACTAAGTTACCCAACATTAAGGGCAACATCCGTTTTGAAAAGGTAGCTTTTGGTTACAGTGCGGACAAACCAATTTTAACGGGGATTGATTTCTCGGTTAAACACGGTGACATTGTGGCCATAGTCGGTCCTACTGGAGCGGGTAAGTCCACCATTATTAACCTGTTGATGAAGTTCTACAAACCGTTTGCTGGGAAGATCTACATGGACAACTTTGAGATTAGTGAGGTGAGTGAAACTGCTTGACGGGAAAAGATTTCGATTGTGCTCCAAGACCCCTTCTTGTTTAGTGGCACGATTAAGGAAAACATCCGCATGGGACGGCAAGATGCCACTGATGAGGAAATTATAGAGGCGTGCAAGGTGGCCAATGCTCATGACTTTATTATGCGTTTACCCCAAGGTTACAACACCTTTATTTCCAACAAAACTGATTATCTCTCGGTCGGTGAGCGCCAACTGTTAACTATTGCCCGCGCTGTTATTCGTAATGCCCCGGTGTTATTATTGGATGAAGCCACGAGCTCCATCGATGTACACTCCGAAAAATTGATCCAACAATCAATAGGCAGACTAATGAAGGATAAAACATCGTTTATAATATCCCATCGACTCTCAATCATCCGTAATGCGACGCTGATAATTGTGATTAATGATGGAAAAGTTTTGGAAATGGGTAACCATGAACAATTAATGCGGCAAAACGGTTTTTATGCTCGATTAAAGCGCTCTGCTGTGAAGTAA